In Burkholderia sp. NRF60-BP8, a single window of DNA contains:
- a CDS encoding helix-turn-helix domain-containing protein, which produces MDSDLMRIGQRIRRLRREAKKTLLEVATEANLSVGFLSQVERHLTGISLSSLVNVAKALGVPLGTLIAQPRQVQPDSHEGSRKPYALDAASQWYERLSTTFDGSQINALKVQMMEGYRSEWVAHGGDEFVYVLAGRICYTVGKKNYPLAPGDSLHFDARKRHRVANVGDGPAELITVSTLPLFDDSSAESVSATAEIRQSKPGKSRASRRAPAPKRDDRDAAAARPSKVDAADRKVSAKPRVAAGKRPAAATPARNKKP; this is translated from the coding sequence ATGGATTCAGACCTCATGCGTATCGGCCAGCGCATTCGCCGCCTGCGCCGGGAAGCGAAGAAGACGCTGCTGGAAGTCGCGACCGAGGCGAACCTGTCGGTCGGGTTCCTGTCGCAAGTCGAGCGCCATCTGACGGGCATCTCGCTGTCGTCGCTCGTCAACGTCGCGAAGGCGCTGGGCGTGCCGCTCGGCACGCTGATCGCGCAGCCGCGCCAAGTGCAGCCCGATTCGCACGAGGGCAGCCGCAAGCCGTATGCGCTCGACGCCGCGTCGCAGTGGTACGAGCGGCTGTCCACCACGTTCGACGGCAGCCAGATCAACGCACTGAAAGTGCAGATGATGGAAGGCTACCGGTCGGAATGGGTCGCGCACGGCGGCGACGAATTCGTGTACGTGCTGGCCGGCCGCATCTGCTACACGGTCGGCAAGAAGAATTACCCGCTGGCGCCCGGCGATTCGCTGCACTTCGACGCGCGCAAGCGGCATCGCGTGGCCAATGTCGGCGACGGGCCGGCCGAGCTGATCACCGTCAGCACGCTGCCGCTGTTCGACGACAGTTCGGCGGAATCCGTGTCCGCGACGGCGGAAATCAGGCAGTCGAAGCCCGGCAAGTCGCGCGCGAGCCGCCGCGCGCCGGCGCCCAAACGGGATGATCGCGACGCTGCCGCGGCACGGCCGTCCAAGGTCGACGCAGCCGACAGGAAGGTATCGGCGAAACCGCGCGTGGCCGCCGGCAAACGCCCGGCGGCCGCGACGCCGGCGCGCAACAAGAAACCGTAA
- a CDS encoding multifunctional CCA addition/repair protein has product MNIYAVGGAIRDELLGVPVQDRDYVVVGATPEQMTAQGFRPVGKDFPVFLHPQTQEEYALARTERKTAAGYHGFQFHYAPDVTLDEDLARRDLTINAMAREVSPEGALVGPVIDPFDGQADLRARVFRHVSDAFVEDPVRILRIARFAARFADFTVANETLALMRRMVDAGEVDALVPERVWQEIARGLMEAKPSRMFAVLRDCGALARILPEVDALWGVPQRPDYHPEVDTGVHVMMVVDYAAKQGYSLAVRFAALTHDLGKGTTPADVLPRHVGHESRSVELLKPLCERLRVPNECRDLALVVAREHGNLHRVMEMGAAALVRLFERSDALRKPARFAELLQACEADARGRLGLDAQPYPQAERLRVALAAARSVDAGAIARGVGADTEKIKEAVHRARIQAVAQALAIGE; this is encoded by the coding sequence ATGAACATCTACGCAGTAGGCGGAGCGATCCGCGACGAATTGCTCGGCGTGCCGGTGCAGGACCGCGACTACGTGGTGGTCGGCGCGACGCCCGAGCAGATGACCGCGCAGGGCTTCCGGCCGGTCGGCAAGGATTTCCCGGTGTTCCTGCATCCGCAGACGCAGGAGGAATACGCGCTGGCGCGTACCGAGCGCAAGACGGCGGCCGGCTATCACGGCTTCCAGTTCCATTACGCGCCGGACGTGACGCTCGACGAGGATCTCGCGCGGCGCGACCTGACGATCAACGCGATGGCGCGCGAGGTGAGCCCGGAGGGTGCGCTGGTCGGCCCGGTGATCGATCCGTTCGACGGGCAGGCCGACCTGCGCGCGCGCGTGTTCCGGCACGTGAGCGACGCGTTCGTCGAGGATCCGGTGCGGATCCTGCGCATTGCGCGCTTCGCCGCGCGGTTCGCGGATTTCACGGTCGCAAACGAAACGCTCGCGCTGATGCGGCGGATGGTCGACGCGGGCGAGGTCGACGCGCTCGTGCCCGAGCGCGTATGGCAGGAGATCGCGCGCGGGCTGATGGAGGCGAAGCCGTCGCGGATGTTCGCGGTGCTGCGCGACTGCGGCGCGCTCGCGCGCATCCTGCCCGAGGTCGACGCACTGTGGGGCGTGCCGCAGCGCCCCGATTACCACCCGGAAGTCGACACCGGCGTGCACGTGATGATGGTCGTCGACTACGCGGCGAAGCAGGGCTACTCGCTGGCGGTGCGCTTCGCGGCGCTCACGCACGATCTCGGCAAGGGGACGACGCCTGCGGACGTGCTGCCGCGCCACGTCGGCCACGAAAGCCGCAGCGTCGAGCTGCTCAAGCCGTTGTGCGAGCGGCTGCGCGTGCCGAACGAATGTCGCGATCTCGCGCTGGTGGTCGCGCGCGAGCACGGCAACCTGCATCGCGTGATGGAAATGGGCGCGGCCGCGCTGGTGCGGCTCTTCGAGCGCAGCGACGCGCTGCGCAAGCCGGCGCGCTTCGCCGAGCTGCTGCAGGCCTGCGAAGCGGATGCGCGCGGCCGGCTCGGGCTCGATGCGCAGCCGTATCCGCAGGCCGAGCGGTTGCGCGTCGCGCTCGCGGCCGCGCGCAGCGTCGATGCCGGCGCGATCGCACGCGGCGTCGGCGCCGACACGGAGAAGATCAAGGAAGCCGTGCATCGCGCGCGGATCCAGGCCGTCGCGCAGGCGCTCGCGATCGGCGAATAG
- a CDS encoding glutathione S-transferase family protein: MKLVIGDKNYSSWSMRPWLLLAHFGIPFDEIVVELRRDDSAARIREYSPTGKVPCLIDDHGMAIWDSLAIAETLAERYPQFPMWPADPLARAHARCVSAEMHSGFTALRTQMGMSIRASMPGRGATPEALADVARIDALWNECIAASGGPFLFGEFGIADAMYAPVVMRFNTYAPALSPEAAGYAARVTALPAVQRWIDAARRETNVIAEYEPQP; encoded by the coding sequence ATGAAGCTCGTCATCGGAGACAAGAACTATTCGTCGTGGTCGATGCGGCCGTGGCTGCTGCTCGCGCATTTCGGCATCCCGTTCGACGAGATCGTGGTCGAGCTGCGCCGCGACGACTCGGCCGCACGCATCCGCGAATACTCGCCGACCGGCAAGGTGCCGTGCCTGATCGACGATCACGGCATGGCGATCTGGGATTCGCTCGCGATCGCCGAGACGCTCGCCGAGCGCTATCCGCAATTCCCGATGTGGCCGGCCGACCCGCTCGCGCGTGCGCATGCGCGCTGCGTATCGGCCGAGATGCATTCGGGCTTCACGGCGCTGCGCACGCAGATGGGCATGAGCATCCGCGCGTCGATGCCGGGGCGCGGCGCGACGCCCGAGGCGCTCGCCGACGTCGCGCGCATCGACGCGCTGTGGAACGAATGCATCGCGGCATCGGGCGGGCCGTTCCTGTTCGGCGAATTCGGGATCGCCGATGCGATGTATGCGCCCGTCGTGATGCGCTTCAACACGTATGCGCCGGCGCTGTCGCCGGAGGCGGCCGGCTATGCGGCGCGCGTGACGGCGCTGCCGGCGGTGCAGCGCTGGATCGATGCCGCGCGCCGCGAAACCAACGTGATCGCCGAATACGAACCCCAGCCATGA
- a CDS encoding complex I NDUFA9 subunit family protein, with protein sequence MDRHTVALLGGTGFIGSRLVNALIEAGKHVRIGTRRRDHARHLQMLPVDIVELDALDTRTLARFVAGAHAAINLIGVLHGGRGTPYGPGFERAHVALPAALAAACVEVGVRRVLHMSALGADSHGASMYQRSKGDGEAALHAVAATDSLALTIFRPSVVFGPGDAFLNTFANLQRTVPVLPLAMPDARFQPVFVGDVVRAFVNTLDLAAAHGKTYELGGPTVYTLEQLVRYCGTLVGRQARIVRLPDALARLQASVFECLPGEPVLTRDNLATMSVPNVLSGPLAPELGISPASLESIAPAYLGEATRRSRFDWFRSRR encoded by the coding sequence ATGGATCGCCACACCGTCGCGCTGCTGGGCGGCACCGGCTTCATCGGCAGCCGGCTCGTCAATGCGCTGATCGAGGCCGGCAAGCACGTGCGGATCGGCACGCGGCGGCGCGACCACGCGCGCCACCTGCAGATGCTGCCGGTCGACATCGTCGAACTCGATGCGCTCGACACGCGCACGCTCGCGCGCTTCGTCGCCGGCGCGCACGCGGCGATCAACCTGATCGGCGTGCTGCACGGCGGCCGCGGCACGCCGTACGGGCCGGGCTTCGAGCGCGCGCACGTCGCGCTGCCGGCCGCGCTGGCCGCGGCATGCGTCGAGGTCGGCGTGCGGCGCGTGCTGCACATGAGCGCGCTCGGCGCCGATTCGCACGGCGCGAGCATGTACCAGCGCTCGAAGGGCGACGGCGAAGCCGCGCTGCATGCGGTTGCGGCCACCGATTCGCTCGCGCTGACGATCTTCCGTCCGTCGGTCGTGTTCGGCCCGGGCGACGCATTCCTCAACACGTTCGCGAACCTGCAGCGCACGGTGCCCGTGCTGCCGCTCGCGATGCCCGACGCGCGCTTTCAGCCGGTATTCGTCGGCGACGTCGTGCGCGCGTTCGTCAACACGCTCGATCTCGCGGCCGCGCACGGCAAGACTTACGAACTCGGCGGCCCGACTGTCTACACGCTCGAGCAACTGGTGCGCTATTGCGGCACGCTGGTCGGCCGGCAGGCACGCATCGTGCGGCTGCCCGACGCGCTTGCGCGGCTGCAGGCGAGCGTGTTCGAATGCCTGCCCGGCGAGCCGGTGCTCACGCGCGACAATCTCGCGACGATGTCGGTGCCGAACGTGCTGTCGGGGCCGCTCGCGCCGGAACTCGGGATCTCGCCCGCGAGTCTGGAAAGCATTGCGCCCGCGTATCTCGGCGAAGCGACCAGGCGCTCGCGGTTCGACTGGTTCCGCTCGCGTCGCTAG
- a CDS encoding lytic transglycosylase domain-containing protein, with product MSNSLFRVYRAVALMLSAGALVAGTAACAAPNDDTLPGDDQIFVQLREAARRNDAAKAAQLASMIPNYPVPSYVEYFQIKPQLFDSTGRARVDAPDAPVQSFLQRYDGQAIADRLRNDYLLVLGARHDWRNFDDQYKRFVLDDDTQVKCYALESRAARNENVADAARALLVEPKNYGDACVDLITALAVNQQFTSDDVWQQARLAYEQNYTTLGGKIVDALGPRPAGFDQATSAPPLYLARGVGPDAASHQLALIALGRMARNDPDAAAGMLTTVAPSLTKQEQAIAWGAIGYQGAIKRSPMASVWYAKSANAPLSNPGYEWRTRAALLAGNWPMVRWSIEQMPPSLRNDPAWIYWHARALKQSGDTLQANQEFEQVAGQFNFYGQLAGEELGQRTTIPPRTKVSDAEIDAMGKIPGFALAQRFYALNLRLEGNREWNWPLRGMTDRQLLAAAEYGKRVELLDRTVNTADRTKAEHDFTLRYPSPYRTTVERYAQSTGLDVEWAYGLIRQESRFIISARSSVGAGGLMQLMPATAQMVAKKLGLGTISRAQMHDIDTNIQLGTWYLADIYNNFDSSPVLATAGYNAGPGRPRQWRQVLTQPVEGAIFAETIPFNETRDYVKNVLSNTVYYAALFEGKPQSLKKRLGMISP from the coding sequence ATGTCGAACAGCCTTTTTCGAGTATATCGCGCGGTCGCGCTGATGCTTTCGGCCGGCGCGCTCGTCGCGGGCACGGCCGCGTGCGCCGCACCGAACGACGACACGCTCCCCGGGGATGACCAGATCTTCGTGCAGCTTCGCGAAGCCGCACGCCGCAACGACGCCGCGAAGGCCGCGCAGCTCGCGTCGATGATCCCGAACTATCCGGTTCCGTCCTACGTCGAGTATTTCCAGATCAAGCCGCAGCTGTTCGATTCGACGGGCCGCGCGCGTGTCGATGCGCCGGACGCGCCCGTGCAGTCGTTCCTGCAGCGCTACGACGGCCAGGCGATCGCCGATCGGCTGCGCAACGACTACCTGCTCGTGCTCGGCGCGCGCCACGACTGGCGCAATTTCGACGATCAGTACAAGCGCTTCGTGCTCGACGACGACACGCAGGTCAAGTGCTATGCGCTCGAATCGCGCGCGGCGCGCAACGAGAACGTCGCCGACGCGGCGCGCGCGCTGCTCGTCGAGCCGAAGAACTACGGCGATGCGTGCGTCGACCTGATCACCGCGCTCGCCGTGAACCAGCAGTTCACGAGCGACGACGTGTGGCAGCAGGCGCGCCTCGCGTACGAGCAGAACTACACGACGCTCGGCGGCAAGATCGTCGATGCGCTCGGCCCGCGCCCGGCCGGTTTCGACCAGGCGACGAGCGCGCCGCCGCTGTACCTCGCGCGCGGCGTCGGCCCCGATGCCGCGTCGCATCAGCTCGCGCTGATCGCGCTCGGCCGCATGGCGCGCAACGATCCGGACGCCGCCGCCGGGATGCTGACGACGGTCGCGCCTTCGCTGACCAAGCAGGAACAGGCGATCGCGTGGGGCGCGATCGGCTACCAGGGCGCGATCAAGCGCTCGCCGATGGCATCGGTCTGGTATGCGAAATCGGCGAACGCGCCGCTGTCGAACCCGGGCTACGAATGGCGCACGCGCGCCGCGCTGCTCGCCGGCAACTGGCCGATGGTGCGCTGGTCGATCGAGCAGATGCCGCCGTCGCTGCGCAACGATCCGGCGTGGATCTACTGGCATGCGCGCGCGCTCAAGCAAAGCGGCGACACGCTGCAGGCGAACCAGGAATTCGAGCAGGTCGCCGGCCAGTTCAACTTCTACGGGCAGTTGGCCGGCGAAGAGCTCGGCCAGCGCACGACGATCCCGCCGCGCACGAAGGTGAGCGATGCCGAGATCGATGCGATGGGCAAGATCCCCGGCTTCGCGCTCGCGCAGCGTTTCTACGCGCTGAACCTGCGCCTCGAAGGCAATCGCGAATGGAACTGGCCGCTGCGCGGGATGACCGATCGCCAGCTGCTCGCGGCCGCCGAATACGGCAAGCGCGTCGAGCTGCTCGACCGCACGGTCAACACGGCCGACCGCACGAAGGCCGAGCACGACTTCACGCTGCGCTATCCGTCGCCGTACCGCACGACCGTCGAGCGCTACGCGCAATCGACGGGCCTCGACGTCGAGTGGGCGTACGGACTGATCCGCCAGGAATCGCGCTTCATCATCAGCGCGCGTTCGTCGGTGGGCGCGGGCGGCCTGATGCAGTTGATGCCGGCGACGGCCCAGATGGTCGCGAAGAAGCTCGGCCTGGGCACGATCTCGCGTGCGCAGATGCACGACATCGACACCAACATCCAGCTCGGCACCTGGTATCTGGCGGACATCTACAACAACTTCGACAGCTCGCCGGTGCTCGCCACCGCCGGCTACAACGCGGGCCCGGGCCGGCCGCGCCAGTGGCGCCAGGTGTTGACGCAGCCGGTCGAAGGCGCGATCTTCGCGGAGACGATTCCGTTCAACGAGACGCGCGACTACGTGAAGAACGTGCTGTCGAACACGGTCTACTACGCGGCGCTCTTCGAGGGCAAACCGCAGTCGTTGAAGAAACGTCTAGGCATGATCTCGCCCTGA
- a CDS encoding 5-formyltetrahydrofolate cyclo-ligase produces the protein MEHEVSESIARNPVPNPKVALRKTLSGARRDAASQPAANAALDARLRTLLDRLAPRTVGFYWPLPGEFDARDAVLAWCAAGAGRCAALPVIGERHTPLAFHAWDTHTPMREGHHRIPEPASGIVVVPDLLLIPCVGFDPQRYRLGYGGGYYDRTLAAWPGDALPVTVGIAYEACRVDALPAEAHDLALHWIVTDGALYPAAG, from the coding sequence ATGGAGCACGAAGTGAGCGAAAGCATAGCACGCAACCCTGTGCCGAACCCGAAGGTTGCGCTGCGCAAAACGCTGTCCGGCGCCCGTCGCGACGCCGCGTCGCAGCCCGCCGCGAACGCCGCGCTCGACGCGCGGCTGCGCACGCTGCTCGACCGTCTGGCGCCGCGCACGGTCGGGTTCTACTGGCCGCTGCCGGGCGAATTCGATGCGCGCGACGCGGTGCTCGCCTGGTGCGCGGCGGGGGCCGGCCGGTGCGCCGCGTTGCCGGTGATCGGCGAGCGTCACACGCCGCTCGCGTTCCACGCGTGGGACACGCACACGCCGATGCGCGAAGGCCATCACCGGATTCCCGAACCGGCGTCGGGAATCGTCGTCGTGCCCGATCTTTTGCTGATTCCGTGCGTGGGATTCGATCCGCAGCGCTACCGGCTCGGCTACGGCGGCGGCTACTACGACCGCACGCTCGCCGCGTGGCCGGGCGACGCGCTGCCCGTGACGGTCGGCATCGCGTACGAAGCGTGCCGAGTCGATGCGCTGCCGGCCGAAGCGCACGATCTCGCGCTGCACTGGATCGTCACCGACGGCGCGCTTTATCCGGCCGCCGGATAA
- a CDS encoding winged helix DNA-binding protein — MKRPATKIVSSEHLVSDSSAELSELEYGLIMAGNAFNRWMVRCMSAAGAKDMTAVEVSLLHHVSHRERKKKLADICFVLNIEDTHVATYALKKLIARGYVKSEKSGKEVFFFATDAGRDLCLKYREVREHCLIETLKDSGLTNEQIGDAAQLLRHASGLYDTAARAAASL; from the coding sequence ATGAAGCGTCCTGCGACCAAGATCGTGTCATCCGAACACCTCGTTTCCGATTCGAGCGCGGAGCTGTCGGAGCTCGAATACGGGCTCATCATGGCCGGCAACGCGTTCAACCGCTGGATGGTCCGCTGCATGTCGGCGGCGGGGGCGAAGGACATGACGGCGGTCGAGGTCTCGCTGCTGCATCACGTCAGCCATCGCGAACGCAAGAAGAAGCTCGCCGACATCTGCTTCGTGCTCAATATCGAGGATACGCACGTCGCGACCTATGCGCTGAAAAAACTGATCGCCCGCGGCTACGTGAAGAGCGAGAAAAGCGGCAAGGAAGTGTTCTTCTTCGCGACCGACGCGGGCCGCGACCTGTGCCTGAAGTACCGCGAGGTTCGCGAGCACTGCCTGATCGAAACGCTGAAGGACAGCGGCCTCACCAACGAGCAGATCGGCGACGCGGCGCAGTTGCTGCGTCATGCCTCGGGCCTCTACGACACGGCCGCGCGCGCGGCGGCATCGCTGTAA
- the pxpB gene encoding 5-oxoprolinase subunit PxpB, with protein MTQPRIYPLGDAALVCEVPPPATLDCQRRVWAVAEAARAWPDVIDVVPGMNNLTIVFDALAATADSLTPALRDAWETADIEHADGREVEIPVEYGGAAGPDLAAVAAHTGLSADEVVARHAAGTYVVFFVGFQPGFAYLGGLDASLHTPRRAAPRLEVPAGSVGIGGAQTGIYPATSPGGWQLIGRTSQSLFDPARPQPTLLLPGDRVRFTIAGVDPR; from the coding sequence ATGACGCAACCCCGCATTTATCCGCTCGGCGATGCCGCCCTCGTCTGCGAGGTGCCGCCGCCCGCCACGCTCGATTGCCAGCGCCGCGTCTGGGCCGTGGCCGAGGCCGCGCGCGCGTGGCCCGACGTGATCGACGTCGTCCCCGGCATGAACAACCTGACCATCGTGTTCGACGCGCTCGCCGCGACGGCCGACTCGCTCACGCCCGCGCTGCGCGACGCTTGGGAGACGGCCGACATCGAGCACGCGGACGGCCGCGAGGTCGAGATCCCGGTCGAGTACGGCGGGGCCGCCGGCCCCGACCTGGCCGCCGTCGCCGCCCACACGGGCCTGTCGGCCGACGAGGTCGTCGCGCGCCACGCGGCCGGTACCTACGTCGTGTTCTTCGTCGGATTCCAGCCGGGCTTCGCGTATCTCGGCGGCCTCGACGCGTCGCTGCACACGCCGCGCCGCGCGGCGCCGCGCCTCGAGGTACCGGCCGGCTCGGTCGGCATCGGCGGCGCGCAGACGGGCATCTACCCGGCCACGTCGCCCGGCGGCTGGCAACTGATCGGCCGCACGTCGCAGTCGCTGTTCGATCCGGCGCGGCCGCAGCCGACGCTGCTGCTGCCCGGCGACCGCGTCCGCTTCACCATTGCGGGAGTCGACCCACGATGA
- a CDS encoding biotin-dependent carboxyltransferase family protein, translating into MTQSHAPGTIEVVRAGPLSTVQDLGRRGTRHLGVAQGGALDGLALEVGNRLVGNRPDAAAVEITIGPATFRFTRATRIAITGTEFGATLDGKPVYSWWSLPVSAGQTLVLPAAKRGMRGYLCIAGGIDVLPMLGSRSTDLASRFGGLGGRALRDGDRLPVGVPPAGAGCLAADAPEFGVKAPAWCAFVRVDEPPRRHRPAHAPWAMPVRVLPGPDYGSFAADSQQAFWDEEWLVTANSNRMGYRLAGAELVRERPVELLSHAVLPGTIQVPPNGQPIVLMHDAQTTGGYPKIGTVIRADLWKLAQARLNLPIRFVRTTLDAARAALVAERAYLRQIDVAIEMREEARRGAQSRAA; encoded by the coding sequence ATGACCCAGAGCCACGCACCGGGCACCATCGAGGTCGTGCGGGCCGGCCCGCTGTCGACCGTGCAGGATCTCGGGCGCCGCGGCACGCGCCATCTCGGCGTCGCGCAGGGCGGCGCGCTCGACGGCCTCGCGCTCGAGGTCGGCAACCGGCTCGTCGGCAACCGCCCCGACGCGGCGGCCGTCGAAATCACGATCGGCCCCGCCACGTTCCGCTTCACGCGCGCCACGCGCATCGCGATCACCGGCACCGAATTCGGCGCGACGCTCGACGGCAAGCCCGTGTACTCATGGTGGAGCCTGCCGGTCAGCGCCGGGCAGACGCTCGTGCTGCCGGCCGCGAAACGGGGCATGCGCGGCTACCTGTGCATCGCGGGCGGCATCGACGTGCTGCCGATGCTCGGCTCGCGCAGCACCGATCTCGCGTCGCGCTTCGGCGGCCTCGGCGGCCGCGCGCTGCGCGACGGCGACCGGCTCCCGGTCGGCGTGCCGCCGGCCGGCGCGGGCTGCCTCGCGGCCGATGCGCCCGAATTCGGCGTGAAGGCGCCGGCGTGGTGCGCGTTCGTGCGCGTCGACGAGCCGCCGCGCCGCCACCGCCCCGCGCACGCGCCGTGGGCGATGCCCGTGCGCGTGCTGCCGGGCCCCGACTACGGGTCGTTCGCGGCCGATTCGCAGCAGGCGTTCTGGGACGAGGAATGGCTCGTCACCGCGAACAGCAACCGGATGGGCTATCGGCTCGCCGGCGCCGAGCTCGTGCGCGAGCGCCCGGTCGAGCTGCTGTCGCATGCGGTGCTGCCCGGCACGATCCAGGTGCCGCCGAACGGCCAGCCGATCGTGCTGATGCACGACGCCCAGACCACCGGCGGCTACCCGAAGATCGGCACGGTGATCCGCGCCGACCTGTGGAAGCTCGCGCAGGCGCGGCTCAACCTGCCGATCCGCTTCGTGCGCACGACGCTCGACGCCGCGCGCGCCGCCCTCGTCGCGGAACGGGCGTACTTGCGGCAGATCGACGTCGCGATCGAGATGCGCGAGGAAGCGCGCCGCGGCGCCCAATCGCGCGCGGCGTGA
- the pxpA gene encoding 5-oxoprolinase subunit PxpA, giving the protein MEIDLNADLGEGCGSDEALLDLVTSANIACGWHAGGANAMRDCVRWAVQKGVSIGAHPSFHDPENFGRKEMQLPAGDIYAGVLYQLGALSAIAQAEGGRIAHVKPHGALYNQAARDPMIADAVVSAIHDFDPSLAVFGLANSVFIAAARHAGLAAVEEVFADRGYRADGSLVPRSLPGALIDDEEAVLARTLDMVRNRQVRALSGEWVPLNAQTVCLHGDGPHALAFAKRIRAALEAAGVDVVAPGALQADEGA; this is encoded by the coding sequence ATGGAAATCGATCTGAATGCCGATCTCGGCGAAGGATGCGGATCGGACGAGGCGCTGCTCGACCTCGTCACGTCGGCGAACATCGCATGCGGATGGCATGCAGGCGGCGCGAATGCGATGCGCGACTGCGTGCGCTGGGCCGTGCAGAAAGGTGTGTCGATCGGCGCGCATCCGAGCTTTCACGATCCGGAGAATTTCGGCCGCAAGGAAATGCAGTTGCCGGCCGGCGACATCTACGCGGGCGTGCTGTACCAGCTCGGCGCGCTGTCGGCGATCGCGCAGGCCGAGGGCGGGCGCATCGCACACGTGAAACCACATGGCGCGCTGTACAACCAGGCCGCGCGCGATCCGATGATCGCCGACGCGGTGGTGTCCGCGATCCACGACTTCGATCCGTCGCTCGCGGTGTTCGGGCTCGCGAACAGCGTGTTCATCGCGGCCGCGCGACATGCGGGGCTCGCGGCGGTGGAGGAAGTGTTCGCCGATCGCGGCTACCGCGCGGACGGCTCGCTGGTGCCGCGCAGCCTGCCCGGCGCGTTAATCGACGATGAAGAGGCGGTGCTCGCACGCACGCTCGACATGGTGCGCAACCGGCAGGTGCGCGCATTGAGCGGCGAATGGGTGCCGCTCAATGCGCAGACCGTCTGCCTGCATGGCGACGGGCCGCATGCGCTGGCGTTCGCGAAAAGGATTCGCGCGGCGCTCGAGGCGGCGGGCGTCGACGTCGTGGCGCCCGGCGCGCTGCAGGCCGACGAAGGGGCTTAA
- a CDS encoding response regulator transcription factor yields the protein MDAMRLCRDARDGTVYVLPRRTNRGGRMNGRGRERLPVLVVDAHPIVANAIGGALVDLDARLDVTICHSASGAMEVFHRAPAWFRILLDLEVPGGGLPFARQFHASGVADRCAIVTAGVRPSWIAEAKRLGMIAYLAKGVPLGDFSDALQSVLDGRSAYPEIAAHAEADVRLTGRQRDVLQLLGAGYSTKEIATALTLAVGTVDNHIANVMRMLGVRNRTHAITRAIALGMIDARQGLGWEGGQDEPVARQRDAMSR from the coding sequence ATGGACGCTATGCGATTGTGTCGAGATGCCCGAGATGGCACCGTCTACGTCCTACCACGGCGAACGAACAGGGGCGGACGGATGAACGGACGAGGACGGGAGCGCCTGCCGGTGCTGGTGGTCGATGCGCATCCGATCGTTGCGAATGCGATAGGCGGTGCGCTGGTGGACCTCGATGCCCGGCTCGACGTCACGATTTGTCACAGTGCGAGCGGCGCGATGGAAGTGTTTCATCGCGCGCCCGCGTGGTTCCGGATTCTTCTGGATCTTGAGGTGCCTGGCGGCGGGCTGCCGTTTGCGCGGCAGTTTCATGCGTCGGGTGTCGCCGATCGATGCGCGATCGTCACGGCGGGTGTGCGACCGTCGTGGATCGCCGAGGCGAAGCGCCTCGGCATGATCGCCTACCTTGCCAAGGGTGTGCCGCTCGGCGATTTCTCCGACGCACTGCAGTCAGTGCTCGACGGCCGCTCCGCGTATCCGGAGATCGCTGCGCACGCCGAGGCCGACGTGCGGTTGACGGGACGCCAGCGGGATGTGCTGCAGTTGCTCGGCGCCGGGTATTCGACGAAGGAAATCGCGACGGCGCTGACGCTGGCTGTCGGCACGGTCGACAATCACATCGCGAACGTGATGCGGATGCTTGGGGTCAGGAATCGCACGCATGCGATCACGCGAGCGATCGCGCTGGGGATGATCGATGCACGGCAGGGCTTGGGATGGGAAGGCGGGCAGGACGAACCGGTTGCCCGCCAGCGCGATGCGATGTCGCGATGA